Proteins co-encoded in one Kribbella qitaiheensis genomic window:
- a CDS encoding DUF2207 domain-containing protein: MSLKRRLLPAALFVSFATAFVALGTVPAQAADDQITGYAAEATLTKDGVLQVKETVDLTAGSDTFRRTLTNRVRSDAERDRSYDISDVSATVNGKPADGLENSEVDNGRQISVKVSGQSKVVYSYTVHNVVADSTEGREVSWPIVQGFGTPIPKATVVVNVPFATWVTCFAGPRRLEHAVYVVAACRERGSADRAGRRTGWWPADLPDRVERPGDGQAQCAVQDPLDPRPRLHCRLLDAWTERLAGGPRTAGCCRAVVLPRS, translated from the coding sequence ATGTCACTGAAGCGCCGCCTCTTGCCGGCAGCCCTGTTCGTGTCGTTCGCGACCGCTTTCGTTGCCCTCGGCACGGTCCCCGCCCAGGCGGCGGACGACCAGATCACCGGGTATGCCGCCGAGGCCACCCTGACGAAAGACGGGGTCCTGCAGGTCAAGGAGACCGTCGACCTGACCGCGGGAAGCGACACGTTCCGCCGGACCCTGACCAACCGGGTCCGCTCGGACGCCGAGCGGGACCGCAGCTACGACATCAGCGATGTGTCGGCCACGGTGAACGGCAAACCCGCCGACGGCCTGGAGAACTCCGAGGTCGACAACGGCCGGCAAATCAGCGTCAAGGTGTCCGGCCAGTCCAAGGTCGTCTACAGCTACACGGTGCACAACGTGGTCGCCGACTCGACCGAGGGCCGCGAGGTGAGCTGGCCGATCGTGCAGGGCTTCGGTACGCCGATCCCGAAGGCGACCGTGGTGGTCAACGTCCCCTTCGCCACCTGGGTGACCTGCTTCGCAGGCCCGCGCCGGCTCGAGCATGCCGTGTACGTCGTCGCAGCTTGCCGAGAACGCGGCTCTGCAGATCGAGCAGGACGGCGTACCGGCTGGTGGCCGGCTGACCTTCCTGACCGGGTTGAGCGACCAGGCGACGGTCAAGCCCAATGCGCAGTTCAAGACCCGCTGGACCCTCGGCCACGCCTTCACTGTCGACTCCTCGACGCTTGGACTGAGCGCCTTGCTGGTGGGCCTCGGACTGCTGGGTGCTGCCGCGCTGTGGTTCTTCCGCGGTCGTGA
- a CDS encoding Pls/PosA family non-ribosomal peptide synthetase: MTLRRGDSAPPERTLVEILQATAVSFPDEPALDDGGVSLSYSELLARTAKFARRLTDLGVGPGDRIGVRISSGHNDLYVAILGTLQAGAAYVPVDADDPEERAELVFGEAGVAAIVTDDLELTSTRAVPVPEPDDDGYYDFPYSARMDGPDAPDRPGTDGPTPDDDSWIIFTSGSTGLPKGVAVTHRSAAAFVDAEARMFLQAEPIGPEDRVLAGLSVAFDASCEEMWLAWRYGACLVPAPRSLVRSGMDLGPWLVAQGITIVSTVPTLAALWPADALDQVRLLIFGGEACPPELAERLAVDGREVWNTYGPTEATVVACGAQLTGEGQVRIGLPLDGWDLAVVDAEGNEVPEGGTGELIIGGVGLARYLDPAKDAEKFAPMPTLGWDRAYRSGDLVRNESEGLVFMGRADEQIKLGGRRIELGEVDAALQGLPGVTGAAAAVRASAAGNQLLVGYVVPEDPEAFDQKAATERLREALPAALVPLLAITDTLPTRTSGKVDRNALPWPLPGMDTDGPPAELDGTAGWLAERWTKVLGANVTGADNDFFLHGGGSLAAAQLVSVLRERYPEATVGDIYEYPRLGALADRLDSFVTSLEPVEIREVRPTPPGTQLLQTALTLLLQTVVGVRWLVWLFTLNNLLAWSDGPHPWMRTVSWWWILAGWLILITPAGRMGIAVVGARLLLRGLRPGVYPRGGNVHVRLWAAENLADAAGAANLAGAPWITYYARALGAKVGRGVDLHTLPPVTGFFTMGRGASIEPEVDLSGYWIDGDRLHVGSVTVGAEAVVGSRSTLLPGAEIGRNAEIAAGSAVSGKVPPAERWSGSPASRLGRARHPWPEERPARAPWWVLAYGAASALMSLLPLAAACLAVVILGHAVRGTTSLGDAAVQALWAIPLMTLVGFATLALLTLIGVRLLGIGIKAGHYPVRSRIGWQVWATERLLDSARTLLFPLYASLLTPWWLRALGAKIGRDVEASTVLLLPKMTTVGDGAFLADDTMIASYELGGGWLHVAGAKVGKRAFLGNSGMTAPGRSVPKNGLVAVLSAAPKKSKAGTSWLGSPPVKLRRQAVDGDQSRTFNPPLRLKFARAAVELCRFVPMMCTVLIALGVLFALQGLDLWLGPWWTFLLSGAVLLAAGAVAGAMATISKWVIVGRTKAIEYPLWSSFVWRNEVVDTFVEMVAAPWFANAAAGTPVLTLWLRTLGAKIGKGVWCETYWFPEADLITLGDGVAVNRGCVLQTHLFHDRVMSMSTVTFGPGSTLGPHGIILPAASIGAGATVGPVSLVMRGETVPAGSRWAGNPIAPWQG, from the coding sequence GTGACGTTGCGACGGGGGGACAGCGCTCCGCCCGAGCGGACCTTGGTGGAGATCCTGCAGGCGACCGCGGTGAGCTTCCCGGATGAGCCGGCCCTCGACGACGGCGGCGTCAGCCTCAGCTACAGCGAACTACTCGCCCGGACAGCGAAGTTCGCCCGCCGGCTGACCGATCTCGGCGTCGGCCCCGGCGACCGGATCGGCGTCCGGATCTCGTCCGGTCACAACGACCTGTACGTCGCGATCCTCGGCACTCTGCAAGCCGGCGCGGCGTACGTCCCGGTCGACGCCGACGACCCCGAAGAGCGCGCCGAACTGGTCTTCGGCGAAGCCGGTGTCGCCGCGATCGTGACCGACGACCTGGAGCTCACCAGCACCCGCGCGGTACCGGTGCCGGAGCCGGACGACGACGGGTACTACGACTTCCCGTACTCCGCCCGGATGGACGGCCCCGATGCCCCCGACCGTCCTGGCACCGACGGGCCGACGCCGGACGACGACTCCTGGATCATCTTCACCTCGGGCTCGACCGGTCTCCCCAAGGGTGTCGCCGTCACGCATCGTTCGGCCGCCGCGTTCGTGGACGCGGAGGCCCGGATGTTTCTCCAGGCCGAGCCGATCGGCCCCGAGGACCGGGTACTGGCCGGACTGTCGGTCGCGTTCGACGCCTCCTGCGAAGAGATGTGGCTCGCCTGGCGGTACGGCGCCTGTCTGGTCCCGGCGCCGCGATCGCTGGTCCGCAGCGGGATGGACCTCGGGCCGTGGCTGGTCGCGCAGGGCATCACCATCGTGTCGACCGTGCCGACCCTGGCCGCGTTGTGGCCGGCGGACGCACTCGACCAGGTCCGGCTGCTGATCTTCGGCGGCGAGGCCTGCCCGCCCGAACTGGCCGAGCGGCTCGCGGTGGACGGACGCGAGGTCTGGAACACCTACGGCCCGACCGAGGCGACTGTCGTCGCCTGCGGCGCGCAGCTGACCGGCGAGGGACAGGTCCGGATCGGTTTACCCTTGGACGGCTGGGACCTGGCCGTTGTGGATGCCGAAGGCAACGAAGTGCCGGAGGGTGGGACCGGTGAGCTGATCATCGGTGGCGTCGGCCTGGCCCGCTATCTCGATCCGGCCAAGGACGCGGAGAAGTTCGCGCCGATGCCGACGCTGGGCTGGGACCGCGCCTACCGCAGCGGTGATCTGGTCCGCAACGAGTCCGAAGGCCTGGTCTTCATGGGCCGCGCCGACGAACAGATCAAGCTCGGCGGTCGCCGGATCGAGCTCGGTGAGGTTGACGCCGCGCTGCAAGGATTGCCCGGCGTGACCGGAGCGGCCGCCGCAGTACGGGCGAGTGCCGCGGGGAATCAGCTGCTTGTCGGCTACGTAGTACCGGAGGATCCGGAAGCGTTCGACCAGAAGGCTGCGACCGAGCGGCTCCGAGAGGCATTGCCGGCCGCACTGGTTCCGCTGCTGGCCATCACCGACACCTTGCCGACCAGGACGTCGGGCAAGGTCGATCGCAACGCGCTCCCCTGGCCACTGCCCGGGATGGACACGGACGGCCCGCCCGCCGAGCTGGACGGCACGGCAGGGTGGTTGGCCGAGCGCTGGACGAAGGTGCTCGGCGCCAATGTCACCGGTGCGGACAACGACTTCTTCCTGCACGGCGGTGGCAGCCTGGCCGCTGCCCAGTTGGTGTCCGTACTGCGGGAGCGATACCCCGAGGCGACCGTTGGTGACATCTACGAGTACCCACGGCTCGGAGCGCTCGCGGACCGGCTCGACTCGTTCGTCACGTCCCTGGAGCCGGTCGAGATCCGTGAGGTCCGCCCGACGCCACCCGGGACCCAGTTGCTGCAGACGGCGCTGACCCTGCTGCTACAGACCGTTGTCGGTGTTCGCTGGCTCGTCTGGCTGTTCACGCTGAACAACCTGCTCGCCTGGTCGGACGGTCCGCACCCGTGGATGCGCACTGTGTCCTGGTGGTGGATCCTGGCCGGCTGGCTGATCCTGATCACTCCAGCGGGCCGGATGGGGATCGCAGTAGTCGGTGCCAGGCTCCTGCTGCGTGGCTTGCGCCCTGGCGTCTATCCGCGCGGCGGTAACGTCCACGTGCGACTGTGGGCAGCAGAGAACCTCGCTGACGCCGCGGGTGCCGCCAACCTCGCCGGGGCACCCTGGATCACCTACTACGCAAGGGCTCTGGGCGCGAAGGTCGGCCGCGGGGTCGACCTGCACACACTGCCGCCGGTGACAGGGTTCTTCACGATGGGCCGCGGCGCTTCGATCGAGCCAGAGGTCGATCTGTCCGGCTACTGGATCGACGGCGACCGCCTGCACGTAGGAAGCGTGACCGTCGGCGCCGAGGCCGTTGTCGGGTCACGCAGCACCCTCCTGCCGGGCGCCGAGATCGGCCGCAACGCAGAGATCGCTGCAGGCTCGGCTGTTTCCGGCAAGGTCCCTCCGGCCGAGCGCTGGTCCGGATCACCTGCCAGCCGGCTCGGCCGGGCTCGCCACCCGTGGCCCGAGGAACGCCCGGCCAGGGCACCTTGGTGGGTCCTCGCGTACGGCGCTGCTTCGGCCCTGATGTCTCTGCTGCCATTGGCGGCCGCCTGTCTTGCTGTCGTGATCCTCGGCCACGCGGTCCGCGGAACGACCTCGCTCGGCGACGCCGCAGTACAAGCCTTGTGGGCGATCCCGCTGATGACCTTGGTCGGCTTCGCGACATTGGCCCTGCTGACGCTGATCGGCGTACGGCTGCTCGGCATCGGAATCAAGGCCGGCCACTACCCGGTGCGAAGCCGGATCGGCTGGCAGGTCTGGGCTACCGAGCGACTGCTGGACTCGGCCCGGACACTGCTGTTCCCGTTGTACGCGAGCCTGCTGACGCCGTGGTGGCTGCGCGCGCTCGGGGCGAAGATCGGCCGCGATGTCGAGGCATCGACCGTGCTGTTGCTGCCGAAGATGACCACCGTCGGTGATGGCGCGTTCCTGGCCGACGACACGATGATCGCGTCGTACGAGCTGGGCGGTGGCTGGCTGCACGTGGCCGGCGCCAAGGTCGGCAAGCGGGCGTTCCTCGGCAACTCGGGGATGACCGCGCCGGGCCGCTCGGTGCCGAAGAACGGCCTGGTCGCCGTGCTGTCGGCCGCGCCGAAGAAGTCGAAGGCGGGCACGTCCTGGCTCGGTAGTCCGCCGGTGAAACTGCGCCGCCAGGCCGTCGACGGCGATCAGAGCCGCACCTTCAACCCGCCGCTCCGGCTGAAGTTCGCCCGGGCCGCGGTAGAGCTGTGCCGGTTCGTGCCGATGATGTGCACGGTGTTGATCGCACTGGGCGTGCTGTTCGCCCTGCAGGGCCTCGACCTCTGGCTCGGCCCCTGGTGGACCTTCCTGCTGTCCGGTGCCGTGCTACTCGCCGCCGGAGCGGTCGCGGGTGCGATGGCGACGATCTCGAAGTGGGTCATCGTCGGCCGGACCAAGGCGATCGAGTACCCGCTGTGGAGTTCTTTCGTCTGGCGGAACGAGGTCGTCGACACCTTCGTCGAGATGGTCGCCGCACCTTGGTTCGCCAACGCGGCCGCCGGTACGCCGGTGCTGACGCTCTGGCTCCGCACCCTCGGTGCGAAGATCGGCAAGGGTGTCTGGTGCGAGACCTATTGGTTCCCCGAGGCCGATCTGATCACCCTTGGCGACGGTGTCGCGGTGAATCGCGGCTGCGTTCTCCAGACGCACCTGTTCCATGACAGGGTGATGTCCATGAGCACCGTCACCTTCGGCCCCGGATCCACTCTCGGGCCGCACGGCATCATCTTGCCGGCGGCCTCGATCGGAGCCGGCGCGACCGTCGGCCCGGTGTCCTTGGTGATGCGCGGCGAGACCGTGCCGGCCGGATCCCGATGGGCCGGCAACCCGATCGCGCCCTGGCAGGGTTGA
- a CDS encoding DUF2207 domain-containing protein, with the protein MDETADVVDITATLLDLAVRKYLTIEELARETHFGKLDWRLRRLNAGGAELLPYEKALLDAVFADGETVVVSTLGQSLRPRLGLVREQLYADVVTQGWFASRPDAVRNRWSTAGLVLLGTGVVLTIVLAIVTKFGLVGFAVMLAGAALTLAGQVAPARTARGAAVLGRVGGLQAYLSNETSADLPQSHRLEFASRCLPYAAVLGLTEKWAQEIAATDEDDDPDAGIGWYSGPENWHLSDIGESLSNFVTAFGGTLSHARRLF; encoded by the coding sequence GTGGACGAGACCGCCGACGTCGTGGACATCACCGCCACGCTGCTGGACCTCGCGGTCCGCAAATACCTGACGATCGAAGAGCTGGCGCGCGAGACCCACTTCGGCAAGCTGGACTGGCGGCTCCGGCGGCTGAACGCCGGTGGCGCGGAGCTGCTGCCGTACGAGAAGGCCTTGCTGGACGCGGTTTTCGCCGACGGGGAGACGGTCGTGGTGTCCACGCTCGGCCAGTCACTGCGGCCGCGACTCGGTCTGGTCCGCGAGCAGTTGTACGCCGACGTCGTCACGCAAGGCTGGTTCGCGAGCCGCCCGGACGCAGTACGGAACCGCTGGTCGACAGCGGGCCTGGTCCTGCTCGGTACGGGCGTGGTGCTGACGATCGTGCTGGCCATCGTCACCAAGTTCGGCTTGGTCGGGTTCGCGGTGATGCTTGCCGGGGCGGCGTTGACGCTGGCCGGGCAGGTTGCACCTGCGCGGACGGCTCGCGGCGCCGCAGTACTGGGTCGTGTGGGCGGGCTGCAGGCGTACCTGAGCAACGAGACGTCGGCGGACCTGCCGCAGAGTCACCGGCTGGAGTTCGCGTCCCGCTGCCTGCCGTACGCCGCAGTACTGGGTCTGACGGAGAAGTGGGCGCAGGAGATCGCAGCGACCGACGAAGACGATGACCCGGATGCGGGGATCGGCTGGTACTCCGGCCCGGAGAACTGGCACCTGTCCGACATCGGTGAGTCGCTGTCGAACTTCGTCACCGCTTTCGGCGGCACCTTGTCACACGCGCGCCGACTGTTCTGA
- a CDS encoding neutral zinc metallopeptidase gives MKKGQRDVSNPYGYDGRPQDRPAPPPGVLPPPQAVPWQQGPPQQYQQPAPYQQQGGPQQGGQYPQYQQPGGQYPQQGQQYPGQWAQPYYGGPGNFNGFQPQRRKSGAGKFVLIGFVVVAFLGITLAVLGVMLGGGTATTADPSVSGPSIVPTATTKPQEGSAEDYLLNSSLYQAGALEQMNCPAEKLGDGSLAAQKRYYTKLFSCLNDAWRPVFAKIGEKQPDPGLVVFDKPVTTPCGSFKPLSGRVLAFYCYGNHVMYTDVLQMNKAFGAKEDLAYLMTIAHEYGHHVQGVSGLFYARAVYLQDHPDQKLESSRRNELQASCLGGVFSKAVARSYPLTNRLKEFEYQASNSFGETSDTPEDERTHGLATSQGFWIENGFNVGETKACNTFAAPGNLVN, from the coding sequence GTGAAGAAGGGCCAACGAGACGTGAGCAACCCGTACGGGTACGACGGCCGTCCCCAGGACCGGCCGGCTCCCCCGCCCGGCGTACTGCCCCCACCGCAGGCTGTCCCGTGGCAGCAGGGCCCACCGCAGCAGTACCAGCAACCAGCGCCGTACCAGCAGCAAGGCGGTCCTCAGCAGGGCGGCCAGTACCCGCAGTACCAGCAGCCGGGCGGTCAGTACCCGCAGCAGGGTCAGCAGTACCCGGGCCAGTGGGCCCAGCCGTACTACGGCGGTCCCGGCAACTTCAACGGCTTCCAGCCCCAGCGCCGCAAGTCGGGCGCGGGCAAGTTCGTCCTGATCGGCTTCGTCGTCGTCGCGTTCCTCGGCATCACGCTGGCCGTGCTCGGCGTGATGCTGGGCGGTGGCACCGCCACCACCGCGGATCCGAGCGTGAGCGGTCCGTCCATCGTGCCGACGGCCACCACGAAGCCGCAGGAGGGTTCGGCCGAGGACTACCTGCTGAACAGCTCGCTCTACCAGGCCGGCGCGCTGGAGCAGATGAACTGTCCGGCCGAGAAGCTCGGTGACGGCAGCCTGGCCGCGCAGAAGCGCTACTACACCAAGCTGTTCAGCTGCCTCAACGACGCCTGGCGACCGGTCTTCGCCAAGATCGGCGAGAAGCAGCCGGACCCGGGCCTCGTCGTGTTCGACAAGCCCGTCACCACTCCGTGCGGAAGCTTCAAGCCGCTGTCCGGCCGGGTGCTGGCGTTCTACTGCTACGGCAACCACGTGATGTACACGGACGTGCTGCAGATGAACAAGGCGTTCGGCGCCAAGGAGGACCTGGCGTACCTGATGACGATCGCGCACGAGTACGGCCACCACGTCCAGGGCGTCAGTGGGCTGTTCTATGCGCGGGCCGTCTATCTGCAGGACCACCCGGACCAGAAGCTGGAGAGCTCTCGCCGCAACGAACTTCAGGCCTCCTGTCTGGGCGGTGTCTTCAGCAAGGCAGTGGCGAGGTCGTATCCGCTGACGAACCGGCTGAAGGAATTCGAGTACCAGGCCAGCAACAGCTTCGGCGAAACCTCGGACACTCCGGAGGACGAGCGCACGCACGGCCTGGCCACCAGCCAGGGCTTCTGGATCGAGAACGGCTTCAACGTCGGCGAGACCAAGGCCTGCAACACCTTCGCGGCCCCCGGCAACCTGGTGAACTGA
- a CDS encoding neutral zinc metallopeptidase: MSDNWNPPPGRDEPEQEGEQPTEPPAQPPSRRDGQSPLWWTESAEKPTEYLQPGPPASAPQPPASPTTPQTGPPNRSTPQGGPGKPDRSTPQGGPSAPDRPAPGAPNRPSSQGGWNTPNQPPYGGQQAPRGQHAGPPNPAVDGPTARPGADGPATGGTTSGGQAGGGEPGRGQATGGQAGGGQAGGGQAGGGPGSTGRPATPRHQAPTGANPASPNPGAAGSTGTGSTGTRPAGTGSGTPGTGSTWPGPANAGSPAPSSSTWPGPTPGNSGAQGGPTSQSPWSTTPQGGSGQPNPWSAAANSSYPPQGGQAGFQGFPPNNPPQGGQPSWPYPPIPIPKPPGAGRRRKPRRSPKGLLIGLVLAVLVVGSGVTYALRNNGDDTKTTTTETPSATPSETPSQTPSESPTPTPTPTPTPTPTPKPKPRQPTPYELVAKNKIYTVGALQASKCTEPPYRPTTFAAVKAYYNRMLPCLNRTWWLAMQKAGMPFRAPHVIVYANTVKTPCGTERGTRGFYCGANEAIYMPFNVDFNNYKVNPIYTRAWMLNTFAHEYGHHVQQLTGIFGASFARQATMADPNLRLLESRKRELQASCLGSAYLGADAQFVPLKGELLTSWKFAVANAGDEFSNPKVRDHGAKVNHNFWSTRGITYRDPRFCNTFLSPPQFTY; the protein is encoded by the coding sequence TGGAATCCACCCCCGGGGCGGGACGAGCCGGAGCAGGAGGGCGAACAGCCCACCGAGCCGCCGGCCCAACCACCGTCCCGCCGGGATGGCCAGTCGCCCCTGTGGTGGACCGAGTCCGCCGAGAAACCAACGGAGTATCTACAACCCGGCCCCCCTGCGAGCGCCCCGCAGCCCCCGGCCTCTCCGACCACCCCCCAAACCGGCCCGCCCAACCGATCCACCCCGCAAGGTGGCCCGGGTAAGCCGGACCGCTCCACACCGCAGGGCGGCCCCAGCGCGCCTGACCGGCCCGCTCCGGGTGCTCCGAATCGCCCGAGCTCACAGGGCGGCTGGAACACACCGAACCAGCCCCCGTACGGCGGCCAGCAGGCGCCTCGGGGACAGCACGCCGGCCCGCCCAACCCGGCGGTCGACGGACCCACCGCTCGCCCCGGAGCCGACGGCCCCGCCACGGGCGGCACCACCAGCGGCGGACAAGCCGGCGGTGGCGAGCCCGGTCGTGGACAAGCCACTGGCGGACAAGCCGGTGGTGGACAGGCAGGCGGTGGACAGGCAGGCGGTGGACCTGGAAGCACAGGCCGGCCGGCAACTCCCCGGCACCAGGCTCCGACCGGCGCCAACCCTGCCAGCCCCAACCCGGGCGCAGCCGGCTCCACCGGCACCGGCTCGACGGGCACCCGCCCGGCTGGCACCGGCTCCGGCACCCCTGGCACTGGCTCAACCTGGCCTGGGCCGGCTAATGCCGGATCTCCAGCGCCCAGTAGCTCCACCTGGCCTGGCCCTACACCTGGCAACTCCGGGGCGCAGGGCGGTCCGACGTCGCAGAGTCCCTGGTCGACGACTCCGCAAGGAGGCAGCGGGCAGCCCAACCCATGGTCGGCCGCCGCCAATTCGTCGTACCCGCCGCAGGGTGGTCAGGCAGGCTTCCAGGGCTTCCCGCCCAACAACCCTCCCCAGGGTGGCCAGCCGAGCTGGCCGTACCCGCCGATCCCGATCCCGAAGCCCCCCGGCGCCGGCCGCCGGCGGAAGCCGCGCCGTAGTCCCAAGGGCCTGCTGATCGGCCTGGTCCTCGCCGTCCTGGTCGTCGGCTCCGGCGTCACTTACGCACTGCGCAACAACGGCGACGACACCAAGACGACCACCACGGAGACGCCGTCGGCCACGCCGTCCGAGACCCCCTCGCAGACGCCGTCGGAGAGCCCGACGCCTACTCCGACGCCGACGCCGACGCCGACACCGACTCCCAAGCCGAAGCCCCGCCAGCCCACGCCGTACGAACTGGTCGCGAAGAACAAGATCTACACCGTCGGCGCCCTGCAGGCCTCCAAGTGCACCGAGCCGCCGTACCGGCCGACCACCTTCGCGGCAGTAAAGGCGTACTACAACCGGATGCTGCCCTGTCTGAACAGGACCTGGTGGCTGGCGATGCAGAAGGCCGGGATGCCGTTCCGCGCGCCGCATGTGATCGTGTACGCCAACACGGTCAAGACGCCGTGCGGCACCGAGCGGGGCACCCGCGGTTTCTACTGCGGCGCCAACGAAGCGATCTACATGCCGTTCAACGTCGACTTCAACAACTACAAGGTCAACCCGATCTACACCCGCGCGTGGATGCTCAACACGTTCGCGCACGAGTACGGGCACCACGTGCAGCAGCTGACCGGGATCTTCGGCGCCTCCTTCGCCCGCCAGGCGACGATGGCCGACCCGAACCTGCGACTGCTGGAGAGCCGTAAGCGCGAACTGCAGGCGTCCTGCCTGGGCTCGGCCTACCTCGGCGCGGATGCGCAGTTCGTCCCACTCAAGGGCGAGTTGCTGACCAGCTGGAAGTTCGCCGTCGCCAACGCGGGTGACGAGTTCTCCAACCCGAAGGTGCGCGATCACGGCGCGAAGGTGAACCACAACTTCTGGTCCACCCGCGGTATCACCTACCGCGACCCGCGCTTCTGCAACACCTTCCTGTCGCCACCGCAGTTCACCTACTGA